From a region of the Mercurialis annua linkage group LG1-X, ddMerAnnu1.2, whole genome shotgun sequence genome:
- the LOC126664321 gene encoding ubiquitin-conjugating enzyme E2-17 kDa, which yields MASKRILKELKDLQKDPPTSCSAGPVAEDMFHWQATIMGPTDSPYAGGVFLVTIHFPPDYPFKPPKVAFRTKVFHPNINSNGSICLDILKEQWSPALTISKVLLSICSLLTDPNPDDPLVPEIAHMYKTDRAKYEATARSWTQKYAMG from the exons ATGGCTTCAAAGCGTATTTTGAAGGAACTGAAGGATTTGCAGAAAGATCCACCTACTTCTTGCAGTGCAG GTCCTGTAGCTGAGGACATGTTCCATTGGCAAGCAACAATCATGGGACCCACTGATAGTCCATATGCAGGAGGTGTATTTCTAGTTACAATCCATTTTCCTCCTGATTATCCTTTCAAGCCTCCAAAG GTTGCATTTAGGACCAAGGTCTTTCACCCAAACATCAATAGCAATGGAAGCATTTGTCTTGATATTCTCAAAGAACAATGGAGCCCTGCTCTTACCATTTCTAAG GTACTGCTCTCAATTTGCTCATTGTTGACCGATCCAAATCCCGATGACCCTCTTGTACCAGAGATAGCACACATGTACAAGACCGACAGAGCTAAGTATGAAGCAACTGCACGCAGCTGGACGCAGAAGTATGCTATGGGATGA